The proteins below are encoded in one region of Rhizobium sp. 9140:
- a CDS encoding transglutaminase family protein, with protein MLYDISLKITYSYEIPVSGGRHIVRVLPLSLPSRQRLVAGTVTCTPVPEERTDMLDFFQNPSTSILFRKLHDELVIHMKARVQLDAAMPTADFSPDLAAFPAEIGAVWSLDPGSPHHFLAPSPRLAEDPTIAAYARGMVKPGMTVREIAGLMCERIYKDFTYDPKATSVDSTPIEAFRLKKGVCQDFAHIMIVALRALGIPAGYVSGFLRTLPPPGKERLEGADAMHAWVRVWCGKMLGWVELDPTNNVPAGTDHIVVGHGRDYSDVAPVIGVLKSYGSHKTDQAVDVVPVS; from the coding sequence ATGCTCTACGATATCAGCCTCAAGATCACCTATAGCTACGAGATCCCTGTTTCCGGCGGACGCCACATCGTGCGCGTGCTGCCGCTGTCCCTGCCGTCGCGCCAGCGTCTGGTGGCGGGCACCGTCACCTGCACGCCGGTGCCCGAAGAGCGAACCGACATGCTCGATTTCTTTCAGAACCCCTCGACGTCGATCCTCTTTCGCAAGCTTCACGACGAGTTGGTCATTCATATGAAGGCGCGGGTCCAGCTGGATGCCGCGATGCCGACCGCAGATTTCTCGCCTGACCTCGCGGCCTTTCCCGCAGAGATCGGTGCCGTCTGGTCGCTCGATCCGGGGTCCCCCCACCATTTCCTGGCACCGAGCCCGCGCCTTGCCGAGGATCCGACGATCGCGGCCTATGCCCGGGGAATGGTCAAGCCCGGAATGACCGTTCGCGAGATCGCCGGCCTGATGTGCGAGAGGATCTACAAGGACTTCACCTACGACCCCAAGGCGACGTCGGTCGACAGCACGCCGATCGAGGCCTTCCGGCTGAAGAAGGGCGTCTGCCAGGACTTCGCGCATATCATGATCGTTGCGCTGCGCGCACTCGGCATTCCCGCCGGCTATGTCAGCGGCTTCTTGCGCACGCTGCCGCCACCGGGCAAGGAGCGGCTGGAAGGTGCCGACGCCATGCATGCCTGGGTCCGCGTCTGGTGCGGCAAGATGCTGGGCTGGGTGGAGCTCGACCCCACCAACAATGTACCCGCCGGCACGGACCACATCGTCGTCGGTCATGGCCGCGACTATTCCGATGTCGCGCCGGTTATCGGCGTCCTCAAGAGCTATGGCAGCCACAAGACGGACCAGGCCGTCGATGTCGTCCCGGTTTCCTGA
- a CDS encoding vWA domain-containing protein gives MIGRCMEDRGGNIALMAAVALPVVLFGAGVAIDTTNIVLQKSRLQAAVDSGALAAASGLANKHMSVDEARKTARDYVVMAMRNTSSSAIEVGTPAAAEALLKQAAADKLLIDNTSVTIEPKTLQTGAKGYDISVKSNLSIDLNAMTRLMSGNGISLSATGKSEGVSDTKNALSMVLVLDRSGSMAWKTDTKDISTNGCYIYEEAYWPYAKWSTPCYVSKIATLKKAVNSLLTQLKAADPTSIYVRTSAVSYNNAQDAAGVLAWGTAGTGTYVNTLVAEGGTDSSDAFTSAYRDLSGNTETKAHAQKTGATPTKYIVFMTDGENNFYQNRTGDSQAARSDATTKFYCDKARDDGIKVFTVAFKAPKRGQDLLQGCATDPTYYFQAEKSEDLVAAFKTIGDKASNLMVRLTQ, from the coding sequence ATGATCGGGCGTTGCATGGAAGATCGGGGCGGCAACATCGCGCTGATGGCGGCCGTAGCGCTTCCCGTGGTTCTCTTCGGCGCCGGCGTGGCGATCGACACCACCAACATCGTGCTCCAGAAAAGCCGCCTCCAGGCGGCGGTGGACAGCGGCGCTCTTGCCGCCGCCTCCGGCCTTGCCAACAAACATATGAGCGTGGACGAGGCCCGCAAAACAGCGCGCGACTATGTGGTCATGGCCATGCGGAACACCAGTTCCAGCGCGATAGAGGTCGGCACGCCCGCGGCGGCGGAAGCCCTGTTAAAGCAGGCGGCGGCGGATAAGCTGCTGATCGACAACACATCGGTCACGATCGAGCCGAAGACCCTCCAGACGGGCGCGAAGGGCTACGACATCAGCGTCAAATCCAACCTGTCCATCGACCTCAATGCCATGACGCGCCTCATGAGCGGCAACGGCATCAGCCTGTCGGCCACCGGCAAGTCGGAAGGCGTCTCGGACACCAAGAACGCCCTGTCGATGGTGCTCGTCCTCGATCGATCCGGCTCGATGGCCTGGAAGACCGATACCAAAGACATCTCGACCAATGGCTGCTACATCTACGAGGAGGCCTATTGGCCCTACGCGAAGTGGAGCACGCCCTGCTACGTCTCGAAGATCGCGACGCTCAAAAAGGCCGTGAACAGCCTGCTGACCCAGCTGAAGGCCGCCGACCCGACCTCGATCTATGTGAGAACTTCCGCAGTCTCCTACAACAACGCGCAGGATGCAGCCGGCGTGCTTGCCTGGGGAACGGCCGGCACGGGAACCTACGTCAATACCCTCGTGGCAGAGGGAGGAACGGATTCGAGCGACGCTTTCACCTCTGCCTACAGGGACCTGTCGGGAAATACAGAGACGAAGGCCCATGCGCAGAAGACCGGGGCGACACCGACCAAGTACATCGTCTTCATGACGGATGGCGAGAACAATTTCTATCAGAACAGAACCGGCGACAGTCAGGCGGCGCGATCCGACGCGACCACGAAGTTCTATTGCGACAAGGCCCGCGACGACGGCATTAAGGTCTTCACTGTCGCCTTCAAGGCACCCAAGCGCGGCCAGGATCTCTTGCAGGGCTGCGCCACGGACCCGACCTATTACTTCCAGGCCGAAAAGAGCGAGGATCTCGTCGCAGCCTTCAAGACGATCGGCGACAAGGCCAGCAACCTCATGGTCCGGCTGACGCAGTAA
- a CDS encoding glycogen/starch/alpha-glucan phosphorylase encodes MVSRISNEKIPNAARRESSADILAQEIIERLTYRIGKDPKVAKPHDWLTAAILVVRDRITDNWMESTRKAYTDSSKRVYYLSLEFLIGRLMRDAVTNIGLMDELKEALASFGVDIDVVAELEPDAALGNGGLGRLAACFMESMASVDIPAYGYGIRYVHGLFRQQMADGWQVELPETWLAHGNPWEFERRESSYEIGFGGSVETVNIDEELTRYVWKPAERVIATACDTPVVGWRGKRTNTLRLWSAHPIDPILLDAFNAGDHIGALRESNKAEALARVLYPADATPAGQELRLRQEFFFSSASLQDILRRHLQQYPDFTSLPDKVAIQLNDTHPAVSVAELVRLLTDVHGVDFDTAWDLSRRTFSYTNHTLLPEALETWPVPLFERLLPRHMQIIYAINAKILLEARKLTDYSDQQVRNISLIDESGDRRVRMGNLAFVGSHSINGVSALHTDLMKITVFADLHKLYPKRINNKTNGITPRRWLMQCNPELFSLIRETIGDDFMDDAEALKALDPHADNAVFQDRFAAIKRNNKVRLAQLVQSRMGIRIDPSAMFDIQIKRIHEYKRQLLNIIEAISLYDQIRSHPELDWVPRVKLFAGKAAPSYHNAKLIIKLANDVARVINNDPAVRGLLKVVFIPNYNVSLAEIMVPAADLSEQISTAGMEASGTGNMKFALNGALTIGTLDGANVEMRDCVGEENIKIFGMTAEEVSNLRQEGHEPRAVIEASRELSQALQAIASGVFSPDDRNRFSGLIDGIYSHDWFMVAADFDAYAKAQREVDAIWTNPSQWYGKTIRNTARMGWFSSDRTIRQYADEIWRAG; translated from the coding sequence ATGGTCAGCCGTATCTCAAATGAGAAAATTCCGAACGCCGCGCGCCGCGAGTCGAGCGCCGACATTCTGGCGCAGGAGATCATCGAGCGCCTGACCTACCGCATCGGCAAGGACCCGAAGGTCGCCAAGCCGCATGACTGGCTGACGGCCGCGATCCTGGTCGTGCGCGACCGCATCACTGACAACTGGATGGAGTCCACCCGAAAGGCCTACACCGACAGTTCCAAGCGCGTTTACTACCTGTCGCTCGAGTTCCTGATCGGCCGCCTGATGCGCGATGCCGTCACCAATATCGGCCTGATGGACGAGTTGAAGGAAGCGCTCGCCTCCTTCGGCGTCGATATCGACGTGGTCGCCGAACTGGAGCCTGACGCCGCACTCGGCAATGGCGGCCTCGGCCGGCTTGCCGCCTGTTTCATGGAGAGCATGGCAAGCGTCGACATCCCGGCCTATGGCTACGGCATCCGCTACGTACACGGCCTCTTCCGCCAGCAGATGGCGGACGGCTGGCAGGTGGAGCTGCCGGAAACCTGGCTGGCGCACGGCAACCCCTGGGAGTTCGAGCGCCGCGAAAGCTCCTATGAGATCGGCTTCGGCGGATCGGTCGAGACAGTCAATATCGACGAAGAACTGACGCGCTACGTCTGGAAACCGGCCGAGCGCGTCATCGCCACGGCCTGCGACACGCCCGTCGTCGGCTGGCGCGGCAAACGCACCAACACGCTGCGCCTCTGGAGCGCGCATCCGATCGACCCCATCCTGCTCGACGCCTTCAATGCCGGCGACCACATCGGCGCGCTGCGCGAAAGCAACAAGGCCGAAGCGCTCGCCCGCGTTCTCTACCCGGCCGACGCGACGCCGGCCGGACAGGAGCTGCGTCTGCGCCAGGAGTTCTTCTTCTCCTCCGCCTCGCTGCAGGACATCCTGCGCCGCCACCTCCAGCAGTATCCGGACTTCACCTCCCTGCCGGACAAGGTCGCCATCCAGCTGAACGACACGCACCCTGCCGTGTCGGTCGCCGAACTGGTACGCCTGCTGACGGACGTCCACGGCGTCGATTTCGACACGGCCTGGGATCTCTCCCGCCGCACTTTCTCCTACACCAACCATACGCTGCTGCCGGAAGCTCTGGAAACCTGGCCCGTGCCGCTGTTCGAGCGTCTGCTGCCACGGCATATGCAGATCATCTACGCGATCAACGCGAAGATCCTGCTCGAGGCCCGCAAGCTGACGGATTACAGCGACCAGCAGGTGCGCAACATCTCGCTGATCGACGAAAGCGGCGACCGCCGCGTGCGCATGGGCAACCTCGCCTTTGTCGGCTCGCACTCGATCAATGGCGTTTCCGCGCTACACACGGATCTCATGAAGATCACCGTCTTCGCCGATCTGCACAAACTCTACCCCAAGCGCATCAACAACAAGACCAACGGCATTACCCCGCGCCGCTGGCTGATGCAGTGCAATCCGGAACTGTTTTCGCTGATCCGCGAGACGATCGGCGACGACTTCATGGATGACGCCGAGGCCTTGAAGGCACTCGATCCGCATGCCGACAACGCCGTTTTCCAGGATCGTTTCGCGGCCATCAAGCGCAACAACAAGGTGCGGCTCGCTCAGCTCGTCCAAAGCCGGATGGGTATCCGCATCGACCCGTCGGCCATGTTCGACATCCAGATCAAGCGTATCCACGAATACAAGCGCCAGCTTCTGAACATCATCGAAGCGATCTCGCTCTACGACCAGATCCGCTCGCATCCCGAGCTCGACTGGGTTCCACGCGTAAAGCTCTTCGCAGGCAAGGCGGCGCCGAGCTATCACAATGCCAAGCTCATCATCAAGCTGGCGAACGACGTGGCCCGCGTGATCAACAACGACCCGGCGGTGCGCGGTCTGCTGAAGGTGGTGTTCATTCCGAACTACAACGTCTCGCTGGCAGAAATCATGGTGCCTGCTGCAGACCTATCGGAGCAGATTTCGACCGCCGGCATGGAAGCGTCTGGAACCGGGAACATGAAGTTCGCGTTGAATGGTGCGCTGACCATCGGCACGCTGGACGGGGCCAATGTTGAAATGCGCGACTGCGTCGGTGAGGAGAACATCAAGATTTTCGGGATGACCGCGGAAGAAGTATCCAACCTGCGCCAGGAAGGTCACGAACCACGGGCCGTGATCGAGGCGTCGCGCGAGCTTTCGCAGGCACTCCAGGCGATAGCGTCCGGCGTGTTCTCGCCAGATGACCGCAACCGCTTTTCCGGCCTGATCGATGGCATCTATTCACACGACTGGTTCATGGTCGCGGCCGACTTCGATGCTTATGCCAAGGCGCAGCGCGAAGTAGATGCGATCTGGACCAATCCCAGCCAATGGTACGGCAAGACCATCCGCAACACCGCACGGATGGGCTGGTTCTCATCCGATCGGACGATTCGGCAGTATGCCGATGAGATTTGGAGAGCCGGATGA